The Gemmatimonadota bacterium genome includes the window GAGCGGCCGGCGTTGTCCGTCCCGCGTGGTTCCGCTCACCAGGAACAGCAGCACGGCGCCGGTTACTCCGATGGCGGTGTCGGACAGCTTGGGAAAGAGATCGGCCAGCCCGGGAATGGTGAAGGTGCCGAATTCCTTCCGTTCCCGGAGGAACCAGGCGAGGGCGGTCGCGCTGAAGATCGCCAACACCCGGGCCTCGCCGCCTTGAATCCTGCCGAGAGACGCCAACCGGTCCTTCAGCATGTCGGCGGCGCTCGGTCCGAGGTCGGCCTTGCTTCGAAAGCAGACGTGGACTAACAGAAACCAGCAGATCGGCAACAAGATCAGGGTGATCGGCATCCCCAGGGCCATGAACTGGGCAAACGACACCGAGGTGCCGGTCAGCTCTTTCATGCCGCCGACCACGATCAGGTTGGGCGGGCTTCCGATCATCGTCGCGTTGCCGCCTAACGTCGCGGCATAGGCCACGCCGAGCATCAGGGCGGTCCGGGTCCGGTCGCCGTCCTTGCCTTGGGCAAACAGCGCCCCCACCGCCATGGCGATCGGGTACATCATCGCGGCGGTGGCGGTGTTGGAAATCCACATCGAGATGAAGCCGGTGGCCAGCATGATGCCGAGGACGGCCCGCTTGCCGGTCAGGCCGACTGCCAGCACCAGCTTGTAAGCGATCCGGACGTGACTCTGCCAATGCTCCAGGGCCGTTGCCAGGAAGAATCCGGCCATGAAGAGGAATACCAAGTCATTGCCGTACGGCGCGGCCGCTTCCCGGCTCGAGGCCACGCCGAGTGCGGGAAACAGGACGATCGGCAGCAGCGAAGTGGCCACGATCGGGACCGCCTCGGTGATCAGCCAGGTGATCATCCAGGCGGTAACGCCGAGGGTTTTGCGGGCATCCGGGGAGAGCTCGCTCGGGCCGAACGCCAGAACCAAGGCGAAAAGAACCGGACCGGCCGCCCGGCCGACGAGCTTGGAATCGAATCGAGTCATGGGGTTGAGCTGCAAATATCCCCCCGAATGGGGCTTAAGTCCAATGGCCTATTGTGGAAACGGCTCCGAAGTAGGCGAACTCAGGGTGGTCAGGCTGGCACTCATTCTGCGCCTCTAGGCTGGTCATGTACCTTTGGTCCCGCTCCTCACTCCTCTTCATCGCCGGCCTCGGCGCGGGGCTTGGCCTCGGCCTGGGCGTTGCCCGGTGGCGGGAGGTTCAGGCGGCCAAGTGGACCGTCACCACCGCGCAGGTGTTCGAAGACGTGATGAGCGCGATCCGGACGACCTTCGTCGACTCCTTGACCGAGGAAGAGCTCTACGTCAAAGCCGCCAAGGGCGTCGTTAGCACCCTCGGCGATCCCTATTCGGCGTTTCTCGGTCCGGCCGAGTTTCGAAGCTATAGGAATCTTCTCAGGGGTCGGGGCGAGACCATCGGCCTGAGCCTCGAAGCGGGGGTAACGGGGTTGCGGGTGTTGGCCGATCCGGTCGTCGTGGCTGGAGCGCTCGCCTTC containing:
- a CDS encoding SLC13/DASS family transporter, which encodes MTRFDSKLVGRAAGPVLFALVLAFGPSELSPDARKTLGVTAWMITWLITEAVPIVATSLLPIVLFPALGVASSREAAAPYGNDLVFLFMAGFFLATALEHWQSHVRIAYKLVLAVGLTGKRAVLGIMLATGFISMWISNTATAAMMYPIAMAVGALFAQGKDGDRTRTALMLGVAYAATLGGNATMIGSPPNLIVVGGMKELTGTSVSFAQFMALGMPITLILLPICWFLLVHVCFRSKADLGPSAADMLKDRLASLGRIQGGEARVLAIFSATALAWFLRERKEFGTFTIPGLADLFPKLSDTAIGVTGAVLLFLVSGTTRDGQRRPLLTWTEARTIPWDVLLFFGGGLSLADAIEKQGLTTWMAGGLSGLAGFPPFVIYLGLAVTVLILSELASNLAVAAMMMPITVALATSLGQPPQVLMLVAGFAASTGFMLPVATPPNAIVFGSGQISVRDMAKAGFLLDIVAVIVVVTVIAVLAPVVLAP